One Tolypothrix sp. NIES-4075 DNA segment encodes these proteins:
- a CDS encoding TnsD family Tn7-like transposition protein yields MIPCFPTPLPDELLYSVCARYSERMQYSDKQFLNRELFGDKNIATVVDLPSHLSHLLSILPLGHGYTVDRLIDEHTLLPFYSPFLPLERVNRIREHMIGVGGSAIHNWSGVTPSTIRRPNWLRFCPLCVQEDDLQYGEPYWRRLHQLPGVEVCPVHHVFLESSLAPARNHSNSSEYFSAQQAILQTTPRSLDLSNQNQGVLLSIARDAATLLGQRGLVPGFDSLRNRYIKLLADRKLAIYTGLVRVSKLVKEFKEYYSSELLIGLQCEVNENKRSNWLSQLVKSLNCNKVNHPLRHLLLIQFLGYTVEEWNKLPNHLNFFGSGPWPCLNPTCSDFRQPCIQECLIRYQHDHGGRLTGTFCCSCGFIYTRTGPDVLPEDLLRIDIIEKYGTVWEEALRQKWSDSTLSQREIARLLGVSGKDTIKRQAVRLNLQFPRTGPTGKLTQIKEQQRYRFRNAREIFLDNLESYRREWLNAIEEHPSGTRTFLSRKYHYLYNHLRAYDVEWLKAHLPPPNAYRRVGSARSVDWSSRDAELAIAVRLSARSIKSTLGHPVRVTRGAIGRDLDRKPLLDQYLHKLPLTAKALAQVVETYEEFAIRRIQWAAECFRQENIHPTRSQLVCRASMKPKIAAASLVQVAIETALASFDPINVGKTEEAFK; encoded by the coding sequence ATGATTCCTTGCTTTCCAACCCCATTACCAGATGAACTACTTTACAGTGTTTGTGCGCGATACTCCGAGCGGATGCAGTATTCAGACAAGCAATTTTTAAATCGGGAGCTGTTTGGGGATAAAAATATTGCAACAGTTGTTGATTTGCCGAGCCATCTTAGCCACCTACTCTCAATTTTGCCATTAGGACATGGCTATACTGTTGACCGATTGATAGATGAGCATACATTACTACCTTTTTACAGTCCGTTTTTACCACTAGAGCGAGTCAACCGAATTCGAGAGCATATGATTGGGGTTGGCGGTTCAGCAATTCACAACTGGTCAGGGGTTACACCTAGCACTATCCGTCGTCCCAACTGGCTACGATTTTGTCCCTTGTGTGTCCAAGAGGATGATTTGCAATATGGCGAGCCATATTGGCGTCGCCTACACCAGTTACCTGGTGTAGAAGTTTGCCCAGTCCATCATGTTTTTTTAGAATCAAGCCTAGCACCAGCGCGAAATCACAGTAATTCCAGTGAGTATTTCTCAGCCCAACAGGCAATACTCCAAACAACACCGCGCTCATTGGATTTGTCAAATCAAAATCAAGGAGTGCTCCTTTCTATTGCTCGTGATGCTGCGACTTTACTAGGTCAACGTGGCTTAGTTCCAGGCTTTGACTCTCTACGTAATCGTTATATTAAACTGTTAGCTGACCGTAAGCTAGCTATTTACACTGGTCTTGTTCGTGTAAGCAAGTTGGTAAAGGAGTTTAAAGAATATTATTCATCTGAGTTATTGATTGGACTCCAGTGTGAGGTGAATGAGAACAAGCGCAGTAATTGGTTATCCCAACTGGTGAAATCTTTAAATTGCAATAAGGTAAACCATCCTTTGCGACATTTATTATTGATTCAATTCCTTGGATACACAGTAGAAGAATGGAACAAACTTCCAAATCATCTCAATTTTTTCGGTTCCGGACCTTGGCCGTGCCTCAACCCCACTTGTAGCGACTTTCGGCAACCATGTATTCAGGAGTGCCTCATTAGATATCAGCACGACCACGGTGGTAGGCTAACAGGTACTTTTTGTTGCAGTTGCGGTTTTATATACACTCGCACTGGTCCTGATGTATTGCCAGAAGACCTTTTGAGGATTGATATCATCGAAAAATATGGAACAGTGTGGGAGGAAGCTCTACGTCAAAAGTGGTCCGACTCAACACTTAGCCAGAGGGAAATAGCACGGTTGCTAGGAGTTAGCGGTAAAGACACTATCAAACGTCAAGCTGTCCGCTTAAATCTTCAATTTCCCAGAACTGGACCAACAGGTAAATTAACACAAATAAAAGAGCAACAACGCTATCGCTTCAGAAATGCCAGGGAGATTTTTCTGGATAATTTAGAGTCTTATCGAAGAGAGTGGCTTAATGCTATCGAAGAGCATCCATCAGGCACGCGGACGTTTTTGTCTAGGAAATATCATTACCTTTACAATCATCTTCGCGCTTACGATGTTGAATGGCTCAAAGCGCATCTACCACCACCTAATGCTTACAGGAGAGTGGGGTCAGCTCGTAGTGTAGATTGGTCAAGCCGTGATGCCGAGCTAGCAATTGCAGTCAGACTGTCAGCGAGGAGCATTAAAAGTACTCTTGGACATCCAGTGCGAGTCACAAGAGGAGCTATTGGTAGAGATTTAGACCGAAAGCCACTACTTGACCAGTACTTGCACAAGCTCCCACTGACAGCAAAAGCGCTGGCTCAAGTAGTTGAGACGTATGAGGAATTTGCTATCCGTCGAATTCAATGGGCAGCAGAGTGCTTTCGTCAGGAGAATATACATCCGACACGCTCACAATTAGTTTGTCGAGCCAGTATGAAACCAAAAATTGCCGCCGCATCCTTAGTGCAAGTGGCAATAGAGACTGCTCTTGCTAGCTTTGACCCAATCAATGTTGGAAAGACAGAAGAAGCATTCAAGTGA
- a CDS encoding type I restriction endonuclease subunit R, whose product MVQTVGITKAITNLNEAHAKFNLSQTAESEFFTEWFEDLPKLTDSEKASLNRLKSRYLYYAADGSITEGTVNIIMLSPLLELMGLCDPPFKIQSEQLVKVEIENGGEEELVLEGFIDTLVVQNRLWVVLIESKRYGLSVMQALPQTLAYMMANPNLEMPVFGMITTGEDYIFIKLNQQTRSYALSNKFTLSNPRENELYEVMQVMKRIVSLVV is encoded by the coding sequence ATGGTTCAAACAGTTGGGATTACCAAAGCGATTACTAACCTGAATGAGGCACACGCAAAGTTCAATTTAAGCCAGACTGCCGAGAGCGAATTTTTCACAGAATGGTTTGAGGATTTACCCAAACTCACTGATAGCGAAAAAGCATCTTTGAATCGGCTGAAGAGTCGCTACCTCTATTATGCCGCAGACGGTTCAATCACAGAAGGTACTGTCAATATTATTATGCTATCTCCGCTACTGGAATTAATGGGTTTGTGCGATCCACCTTTTAAGATTCAGAGTGAGCAATTGGTGAAGGTTGAAATTGAAAACGGAGGCGAAGAAGAACTCGTATTAGAAGGATTCATTGATACTTTGGTTGTGCAAAATCGACTCTGGGTGGTGTTAATTGAATCTAAGCGTTATGGTTTGAGCGTTATGCAGGCTCTCCCACAAACTTTAGCTTACATGATGGCAAACCCTAACTTGGAAATGCCAGTTTTTGGAATGATAACGACTGGTGAAGACTATATTTTTATCAAGCTGAATCAGCAGACGCGTTCCTATGCTCTATCAAACAAGTTTACTCTCTCCAACCCAAGAGAAAACGAGTTGTACGAAGTTATGCAGGTGATGAAGCGAATTGTTAGCTTGGTCGTATAG
- a CDS encoding primosomal protein: MTTAKARTNTARNGNGNGAASTKATVSTSIAAKGNVEDQAIALLKELRNAVFKEFGVKLQVRNQRIATKVGHASREKIGLDIAAQVKKKNGKKLDWNRWNNKVFVRLFGTPDALKHPTEVVALALAMLYDTIDLTPEQAIADLVEFNRQSLEKRNSFNNNKEEDEDDADLDDLEDLDDEEDEDSQEEFDDEDEDEEEGDSLE, from the coding sequence ATGACTACCGCTAAAGCTCGCACTAATACGGCTCGGAACGGAAACGGAAATGGTGCTGCCAGCACAAAAGCGACGGTATCAACCTCAATTGCAGCTAAAGGCAACGTCGAAGACCAAGCGATCGCATTACTCAAAGAACTTCGCAACGCAGTCTTCAAAGAATTCGGTGTCAAACTCCAAGTTCGTAACCAGCGAATCGCCACCAAAGTGGGTCACGCAAGCCGAGAGAAAATCGGACTTGACATCGCAGCCCAAGTCAAAAAGAAAAACGGAAAAAAGTTGGACTGGAACCGCTGGAACAACAAAGTATTCGTCCGGCTTTTCGGAACGCCAGACGCTCTCAAACATCCCACAGAAGTCGTAGCACTCGCCCTAGCGATGCTATACGACACTATCGATTTGACTCCCGAACAGGCAATTGCTGACCTGGTGGAATTTAATCGTCAGAGTCTGGAAAAGCGTAACTCATTCAACAACAATAAGGAAGAGGATGAGGACGATGCAGACCTCGATGACCTGGAAGACCTCGATGATGAGGAGGACGAGGACTCCCAAGAGGAGTTCGATGATGAAGATGAGGACGAAGAAGAAGGCGATTCCTTAGAGTAA
- a CDS encoding ATP-binding protein, with translation MRLINDWSALADQGTPIVGLEYHSTDRASILNQFYKWGAERSMPVYYWNPGYSCLQQVVERSGQNKCILLPTDIALNKDVPQFLLENKQAGIFLLEGVLEFDSIGQVSERRSYQLMNAFYQASWATSQQFWVLLSDYVQLPLNLQALIPILSNPLPGREQVRDTVADFVSRNSGVAEGKDEPLAQALLVRACQGLPLGEIGLVLERNLTNALTIEELALVVLEHKVSKLRGRGLEYLNEPDVPSSGGLDLLDETLDRVTALLDPEAEKYGLKFPKGMILWGPPGTGKSLSAKLAAKKMGVPLLAADWGGLRGATAYESERNLRFLLELAQSLAPVILYFDDFDKGFAGWDSDADGGVARRLSGKLLTWMQEHQSQVYMMATVNRLGMLPPELIRRFDDIFFIDLPHEGAMYEIFNLHLSKYFPEFQNPDKSPWSDEQWRILLRDYRLCTGAEIANAVRKAAESAFYQGKPGKVDVLDLIKVRSSFTPSLIRDEDKILAIRNQAVFARPAAGPDQSRFAILPAELFD, from the coding sequence ATGCGCTTGATAAATGATTGGTCAGCCTTAGCCGATCAAGGCACTCCAATAGTTGGTTTGGAGTATCATTCGACTGATAGGGCAAGCATATTAAACCAGTTCTACAAATGGGGTGCAGAGCGTTCAATGCCCGTTTATTACTGGAATCCCGGTTATTCCTGTCTTCAGCAGGTGGTGGAGCGTTCTGGACAAAATAAGTGCATTTTGCTCCCTACGGATATTGCCTTAAATAAGGATGTACCGCAGTTTTTGTTGGAGAACAAGCAGGCAGGGATTTTCCTGTTAGAGGGGGTGCTAGAGTTTGACAGCATTGGTCAGGTCAGTGAACGACGTTCTTATCAATTGATGAACGCTTTCTACCAAGCGTCTTGGGCAACAAGCCAGCAGTTCTGGGTTTTACTGTCCGATTATGTCCAGCTACCTTTGAATTTGCAAGCCTTAATTCCTATTCTCTCCAACCCACTGCCTGGGCGGGAACAGGTACGCGACACAGTTGCAGATTTTGTCAGCAGAAATTCCGGCGTTGCAGAAGGAAAAGACGAACCACTGGCTCAGGCTCTCCTTGTTCGGGCTTGTCAGGGATTACCTTTGGGAGAGATTGGGCTGGTATTAGAGCGTAATCTGACGAATGCTCTCACAATTGAGGAACTGGCACTCGTTGTGCTAGAACACAAAGTTTCCAAGCTGCGGGGGCGGGGTTTGGAATATCTGAACGAGCCGGATGTGCCTTCAAGCGGGGGTTTGGACTTGCTCGACGAGACGCTCGACAGGGTGACAGCATTGCTAGACCCGGAAGCTGAAAAATACGGGCTAAAGTTTCCTAAAGGCATGATCCTCTGGGGACCGCCAGGAACCGGTAAAAGTTTGAGTGCCAAACTTGCCGCTAAGAAGATGGGAGTGCCGCTTTTGGCGGCTGACTGGGGTGGGCTGCGCGGTGCCACTGCTTATGAGTCAGAGCGAAACCTTCGGTTTTTACTAGAATTAGCCCAGAGCCTTGCTCCTGTTATTCTCTACTTTGATGACTTTGATAAGGGCTTTGCTGGGTGGGACTCTGACGCTGATGGAGGTGTGGCACGACGGCTCTCTGGAAAGCTTTTAACTTGGATGCAAGAGCATCAATCACAAGTTTACATGATGGCAACGGTGAATAGGTTAGGGATGCTGCCACCGGAGCTGATCCGAAGATTTGACGATATTTTCTTTATCGATTTGCCTCATGAGGGAGCGATGTATGAGATTTTTAACTTGCATTTATCCAAATATTTCCCAGAGTTTCAGAATCCAGACAAATCACCTTGGTCGGATGAGCAATGGCGAATTTTGCTCAGGGATTACCGACTTTGCACAGGAGCGGAAATTGCCAATGCTGTCAGAAAAGCTGCTGAGTCTGCATTTTATCAAGGTAAACCAGGAAAAGTGGATGTACTAGACCTAATTAAAGTGCGTTCTTCGTTTACTCCGTCGTTGATTCGCGATGAAGATAAAATCCTGGCAATCCGCAACCAAGCCGTGTTTGCCCGCCCAGCAGCAGGTCCAGATCAGTCTCGCTTTGCGATTCTGCCAGCCGAACTGTTTGATTAA
- a CDS encoding tyrosine-type recombinase/integrase, with product MRSPLVQALVLSEPLPLTLHPAAVYLDSLALGSRPTMEQALNAIASLLTNGACDAMTLDWAALRYQHTAAVRSALMKKHAPATANKMLCALRRVLLEAFKLDLIQAQDYQKAVDLRSIKASKKQRGRQLKQHEITALLAVCQDDKSPLGVRDAALITILRCGLRRAEVVDLNLKDFDAATGALEIVGGKGEKDRTVYMPISAIAAVSEWLVVRGKRPGPLLHPIRKGGFIEDFKRMTPQAVLMILRKRALSASVEQFSPHDFRRTFCSDLLDAGVDIVTVQKLAGHASPVTTGKYDRRGEETKRKAMEKLDIGYTPSE from the coding sequence ATGCGTTCACCCCTAGTTCAGGCGCTAGTTCTAAGCGAGCCATTGCCACTGACGCTACATCCAGCGGCGGTGTATCTCGATAGCCTTGCTCTTGGGTCTAGGCCCACTATGGAACAGGCTTTAAATGCGATCGCTTCTCTTTTAACCAACGGTGCGTGCGATGCAATGACTCTCGACTGGGCGGCATTAAGGTATCAGCATACGGCTGCTGTGCGTTCTGCGTTGATGAAAAAACACGCCCCGGCAACGGCAAATAAGATGTTATGTGCGTTGAGGAGGGTGTTGCTTGAAGCTTTTAAGTTGGATTTAATTCAGGCACAAGATTACCAGAAGGCTGTAGATTTACGTAGCATAAAGGCGAGCAAAAAGCAACGGGGCAGACAACTAAAACAACATGAAATTACAGCACTCCTGGCGGTATGTCAAGATGATAAGTCGCCGCTTGGGGTGCGGGATGCGGCGTTAATTACGATACTACGGTGTGGGTTAAGAAGGGCGGAGGTAGTTGATTTAAATTTGAAAGATTTTGATGCTGCAACCGGGGCGTTGGAGATTGTTGGTGGGAAGGGTGAAAAAGATAGAACGGTATATATGCCGATTAGTGCGATTGCGGCTGTCTCTGAATGGCTTGTTGTGCGTGGGAAAAGACCGGGACCTTTATTGCATCCGATTCGCAAGGGGGGATTTATAGAAGATTTCAAGCGCATGACCCCCCAAGCGGTGTTGATGATTTTAAGAAAACGTGCATTATCAGCCTCGGTTGAGCAATTTAGCCCCCACGATTTTAGAAGGACGTTTTGTTCAGATTTGTTGGATGCGGGGGTGGATATTGTGACGGTGCAGAAATTAGCCGGACACGCTTCGCCTGTAACCACGGGGAAGTATGATAGACGTGGGGAAGAGACTAAGCGCAAGGCGATGGAAAAATTGGATATTGGTTATACGCCGAGCGAGTAA
- a CDS encoding nucleotidyltransferase, whose amino-acid sequence MSEDEYLQGVINKYTVDARSSEAAANSIYGVIYSWGNGCLNDAKFSGSLAKGTAVSLGTDADVFLSLSSTTLGTLSQIYNSLYNAVTDAGYTARKQNVSIGVNIGKYKIDLVPGCRQSQYGNDHSLYKNKTNSWTKTNIDIHIYTVINSNRIDEIKLTKIWRELHRLDFPSFYLELAVIDCLYGCRYGQLVSNFFSVLSFLQDKLQNRRYVDPGNSNNIISDDLSAYEKQLIAAQAQTSINKQYWREIVW is encoded by the coding sequence ATGTCTGAAGATGAATACCTTCAAGGAGTTATTAATAAATACACTGTAGATGCCAGATCATCTGAAGCCGCCGCCAACTCCATTTATGGAGTTATTTATAGTTGGGGAAATGGTTGTTTGAATGACGCGAAATTCTCTGGTTCTTTAGCAAAAGGAACGGCTGTTTCGTTGGGTACAGACGCTGATGTTTTCTTGTCCCTTAGTTCTACAACTCTTGGTACACTCTCTCAGATATATAATTCACTCTACAACGCTGTAACCGATGCAGGATATACGGCTAGAAAGCAGAATGTTTCAATTGGTGTAAATATTGGCAAATACAAAATTGACCTCGTTCCAGGGTGTCGGCAATCGCAGTATGGAAATGACCATAGTCTTTATAAAAACAAAACTAATTCCTGGACAAAAACAAATATAGATATACACATTTATACCGTAATAAATTCAAATCGTATCGATGAGATTAAACTCACCAAAATATGGCGCGAACTGCATAGGCTAGACTTCCCATCTTTTTATCTTGAGCTAGCAGTGATTGATTGCCTTTACGGATGCAGATATGGGCAGCTAGTATCTAACTTTTTCAGCGTACTCTCGTTTCTACAAGATAAGTTGCAAAATAGAAGATATGTAGACCCTGGGAATAGCAATAACATCATCTCTGATGATTTAAGCGCTTATGAAAAACAGCTTATAGCTGCTCAAGCACAAACTTCGATAAATAAGCAATATTGGCGAGAAATAGTTTGGTAG
- the cas10 gene encoding type III-B CRISPR-associated protein Cas10/Cmr2 yields MTNDSRTRTITALAWCLAWGEKHNLNQDELSALHKMRQALDRQNNKGDNQDVPKSMESFVAQAQQLYNIPEKYTPKTLEELEKNYPDLWKQKTSIGLVFGGATKIKQYVFEAAKLNDIRGASALLDRINLYDIPAFFRQGVRSHCNRIRQWLIDNGFEGLTQALIPELIIYSTGGSILAFCPAAFVDELANAIEKRYTDETLTANSCAVGDTFRLLEFRFGLLQNPIENTLWLDKYLQKQNNPIIQAYFDQSNEHDLEEKFWQRKNFNELVGKLANQFTHRRNGNASPNAKRPSRSYPPMFETHPYLQRDETDNRAAVAETNLPGTPSFSDALARKVIVGQRSKRDTYQHRGWYKHFHFRLASGEERLWKPGYFPSWVTKFRQFLEDENHEGSGSQEEYYRVTEGFLVTQALSLREIGNVSTPSGFVGYIYADGNNMGGYLRQHIRTPEKYREFSEQVLHATQNSVYIALKKHLKPRRLNNLNDPDNAYRDREWIYPFEIITIGGDDVLLIVPADKALDVAKTIGEEFEREIVKSPGFRLNIPYDPEKVHRYQGENPSEYTSQCELSMSAGVLIAAENTPIYYAEELTSQLLKSSKKLAKELKRDYNYYGGTVDFLALKAVTMIASNIKDFREQGLTKGNLKFYASPYTLHELRGLLQTVQALKKTDFPKSQLYQIRSLLERGKHTAILNYRYFRVRLQQGQTELQNKFEESWCKALTNNGNLAPWMSDKRCIFINLMLLLFLEASPQAEFRLHYHILCLLKKPIYETIWRDLVDLYPFINTLEDSEIPPNPNTQPKQGQGVGQ; encoded by the coding sequence ATGACAAACGATTCTCGCACGCGCACAATTACTGCACTAGCCTGGTGTCTTGCTTGGGGCGAAAAGCACAATCTCAATCAGGATGAACTCAGTGCGTTGCATAAAATGCGACAGGCATTGGATCGTCAAAATAATAAAGGCGATAACCAAGATGTGCCGAAAAGCATGGAATCTTTTGTTGCACAGGCACAGCAACTCTACAATATTCCAGAAAAGTACACCCCTAAAACGCTTGAAGAATTAGAAAAAAATTATCCAGACTTGTGGAAGCAAAAAACATCCATTGGCTTGGTATTTGGTGGTGCAACTAAGATTAAGCAATATGTTTTTGAAGCAGCAAAACTGAACGATATTCGCGGTGCATCAGCACTTCTTGACCGGATTAACCTCTATGATATTCCTGCGTTTTTTAGGCAAGGAGTGCGATCGCACTGCAACCGCATCAGGCAATGGCTGATTGATAATGGATTTGAAGGTTTAACACAGGCACTTATCCCCGAATTGATTATCTACTCTACAGGTGGCAGTATTCTTGCCTTTTGTCCTGCGGCTTTTGTTGATGAACTTGCTAATGCTATTGAGAAACGCTACACCGATGAAACTTTAACAGCTAATTCCTGTGCAGTTGGCGATACTTTCCGCTTGTTAGAATTCCGGTTTGGACTGCTGCAAAATCCAATTGAAAATACTCTTTGGTTGGATAAATATCTGCAAAAGCAAAATAATCCCATCATCCAAGCTTATTTTGACCAGTCCAACGAACATGATTTAGAGGAGAAATTTTGGCAACGCAAGAATTTTAACGAACTTGTGGGAAAACTTGCCAACCAATTTACCCACCGCCGCAACGGGAATGCATCACCAAACGCAAAACGTCCCAGTCGTTCCTACCCACCGATGTTTGAAACTCATCCCTACTTGCAACGGGATGAAACTGACAATCGAGCAGCTGTGGCAGAAACGAATTTACCGGGAACGCCTAGTTTTTCTGATGCTCTAGCACGAAAAGTAATCGTTGGGCAGCGCAGCAAACGCGATACTTATCAGCATCGAGGGTGGTATAAGCATTTTCACTTTCGTCTAGCATCAGGTGAAGAGAGATTATGGAAACCTGGCTATTTCCCCAGTTGGGTGACAAAGTTTCGACAATTCCTGGAAGATGAAAATCACGAAGGTTCAGGAAGCCAAGAGGAATATTATCGAGTAACAGAAGGCTTTTTAGTCACACAAGCTCTTTCCTTACGAGAAATCGGTAATGTCAGCACACCAAGCGGCTTTGTCGGTTATATTTACGCTGATGGCAACAATATGGGTGGCTACCTCCGCCAACACATCCGCACACCAGAAAAATACCGCGAGTTTAGCGAACAAGTTTTACATGCAACGCAGAATTCTGTTTACATTGCCCTGAAAAAACATCTTAAACCTCGCCGACTCAATAATCTCAACGACCCAGATAACGCTTACCGTGACAGAGAGTGGATTTATCCCTTTGAAATTATTACCATTGGTGGCGATGACGTGTTGTTAATTGTACCTGCGGATAAAGCCTTAGATGTTGCCAAAACCATTGGTGAAGAATTTGAACGAGAAATAGTAAAATCACCAGGATTTAGGCTTAACATACCCTACGACCCCGAAAAAGTCCACCGCTACCAAGGAGAAAACCCATCAGAGTATACATCCCAATGTGAATTAAGTATGTCCGCAGGTGTCCTGATCGCGGCTGAAAATACACCCATTTACTACGCAGAAGAACTCACCAGCCAACTGCTTAAATCATCGAAGAAACTCGCTAAAGAACTCAAACGCGACTACAATTACTATGGCGGAACGGTGGATTTTTTAGCCTTGAAAGCCGTGACAATGATTGCATCAAATATCAAAGATTTCCGCGAACAAGGATTAACAAAAGGGAATCTCAAATTCTACGCTTCACCTTACACCCTTCATGAACTAAGAGGGTTGTTGCAAACTGTTCAAGCACTCAAGAAAACTGATTTTCCCAAATCGCAACTATATCAAATTCGCAGCTTGTTAGAGCGAGGTAAACATACCGCTATCCTCAATTATCGCTATTTTAGAGTACGACTGCAACAAGGACAAACCGAACTGCAAAACAAATTTGAAGAGTCTTGGTGTAAAGCTTTAACCAATAATGGCAATTTAGCACCTTGGATGAGTGATAAAAGATGTATCTTCATAAATTTGATGTTGTTACTCTTTTTAGAAGCCAGCCCTCAAGCCGAATTTCGGTTACATTATCATATTTTATGCCTTTTGAAAAAACCAATTTATGAAACTATTTGGCGCGATTTGGTGGATTTATACCCATTTATTAACACATTAGAAGATAGCGAAATACCACCTAACCCAAACACACAACCGAAACAAGGACAAGGAGTAGGACAATGA
- a CDS encoding RAMP superfamily CRISPR-associated protein has product MIDLDAFLQGESESWELTAIIDTALCVGAGGSSGSLADKPIVRNAQGQLLIPGSQIKGRLRHECEKLARALGWQVFYAPIATELCPNHTQVQPRFQQIYSVPGYKGYHCIVSQIFGDPILPSRLIVDDFICPLSVNELSEVLRPGVTINRSRRTAEERKLYLLETSPVNVQLEFTGIIHLLKPFTCDNSDYAKPLIYAALHRIYALGGSKSTGLGWLRWKPLPKLSPDDTAWSGLFAVPPHATNNIEVQSVVQHEAN; this is encoded by the coding sequence ATGATTGACCTTGATGCATTTCTCCAAGGTGAATCCGAAAGCTGGGAGTTGACTGCAATTATCGACACTGCACTATGCGTCGGTGCAGGTGGTTCATCGGGGTCGCTTGCAGATAAACCGATTGTTCGCAACGCCCAAGGACAACTCTTAATTCCTGGTTCCCAAATCAAAGGTAGGCTGCGGCATGAGTGCGAAAAGTTAGCAAGGGCTTTAGGGTGGCAAGTTTTTTACGCACCGATCGCAACAGAACTTTGTCCAAATCATACACAGGTACAGCCAAGGTTTCAACAAATATATAGTGTCCCCGGTTATAAAGGATATCACTGCATCGTCTCCCAAATCTTTGGCGACCCCATTTTGCCGTCGCGTCTGATTGTTGATGATTTTATCTGCCCATTGAGTGTGAACGAATTATCAGAAGTTCTGCGCCCTGGCGTTACTATCAACCGCAGTCGCCGCACTGCTGAAGAACGCAAGCTTTACTTATTGGAAACATCACCTGTAAATGTGCAATTGGAGTTTACAGGTATTATCCACTTGCTTAAACCTTTCACTTGTGATAATTCAGATTACGCCAAACCCTTAATTTATGCTGCTCTACATCGCATCTATGCTTTAGGTGGGAGCAAATCAACTGGGTTGGGATGGTTGCGCTGGAAACCTCTTCCCAAGTTATCTCCAGATGATACCGCCTGGTCGGGTTTGTTTGCAGTGCCACCTCATGCAACAAATAACATTGAAGTTCAGTCGGTGGTGCAACATGAAGCGAATTGA